The window GGGGCGGACATCCCAGAGCGGACGGGGCGGCGGCGCCGACGCATCCGCTCCGCCGAGAGCCGCCCCTCCGGTCAGTGCTTCCCGACGACGGCCGCCTTGATCGCGTCGGCGGTCCGGTGCGGGATGGCGGAGGAATCGGGGACGAGCAGGAAGACCAGCAGCCCGCCCAGGGCGAGCGGCGTCACGGCGATGAGGCCGAGGGTCAGGCGCTCGAACCGGAGGTGCATGAAGTACATCGCGACCAGCGAGGCCTTGGACACCGCGAGCGAGACCAGCAGGATCGCGATCACGACCTTCACGACGGGCAGGTAGATGACGCCGATCTCCAGGACGGTCAGGACGAACAGCCATCCCCAGATCGCCATGTAGTTCGGGCTCTTGTGCGCTTCGGCCATTGCTCTCACTCCATCCGGGCCGCGCCGGTCACGGTTCGGGTTGACCCTACAGCAGGTAGACGAACGTGAACACCATGATCCACACCAGATCCACGAAGTGCCAGTAGAGCCCGGAGATCTCGACGACGTTGTAGGTCCACCG is drawn from Candidatus Rokuibacteriota bacterium and contains these coding sequences:
- a CDS encoding cytochrome C oxidase subunit IV family protein; translated protein: MAEAHKSPNYMAIWGWLFVLTVLEIGVIYLPVVKVVIAILLVSLAVSKASLVAMYFMHLRFERLTLGLIAVTPLALGGLLVFLLVPDSSAIPHRTADAIKAAVVGKH